The segment TAAGAAAGTGAGAAAACAGCTAGAAGAAGCCATAATAGAAATGTAATTAAAAGCTTTCGATGTGCTTTTGAATTAGTTATATTTGTTTTTGTCATAATCGCGATGTCTTCGCACTGATTTATTTTTACAATGAAAAAACTGATTTTCATCTTCCTATTTGCTGTAACATTTCAAGTGTCGGCCCAAGATCAAACGACTTGGATTACAGATTATAAAGAAGCTTTAAAAATGTCTGAAGCACAGGGTAAGCCTATATTGGCTTTTGTGGTTAATAATGAAGGTTCTGAAGCCATGACACTTTTAAAAGACCTATTTTTCTTATCAGATGATTATAAAAAACTAAGTTCAAAAGTTATTCCTTTAAAAGTTGATATTTCAGATCAACAATCTTATAATGTCAGATTAGGAATTCATTATACCAAAAAACGTACGGCTCCTGGATTAGCGCTGGTTGATAAATATAGTAGAACTATCGGTAAGCCTTTGGTTATTATAAACTCTGAAAATATTGCAGCTTTCCTATCTTTTATTAATTCTAAAATTTAAACTATAAATGCCAGGATTCGAATTGTTTGGTGACCTCGAACGCAAAGAAGTTAATGATGTTTTAGATAATGGTGTTTTAATGCGCTATGGTTTTGATGGCATGCGCAAAGGTCATTGGAAGGCCAAAGAGCTTGAAGCCGAATTATCAGATACCTTTAACACTAATCATGTGCAACTCGTTTCGAGTGGTACTGCTGCTGTTTCGGTAGCATTAGCATCGGCAGGCGTAGGAGCAGGTGATGAGGTTATCATGCCAACTTTTACATTTGTGGCTAGTTTTGAAGCCATTTTAATGTTGGGAGCTATTCCTGTATTGGTTGATATTGATGACACATTAACGCTAGATCCCGAAGCTGTTGAAGCTGCTATTACCGTAAAGACCAAGGCCGTCATGATTGTTCAAATGTGCGGTAGTATGGGCGATTTAAATGCGCTACAGGCTATTTGTTCAAAACACAATTTACTTTTCGTTGAAGATGCTTGCCAGGCTATTGGTGGCACATATGAGGGCAAACCATTAGGAAGTATTGGTGATCTTGGTTGTTTTTCATTCGATTTTGTAAAAACCATTACTTGTGGTGAAGGAGGAGCAGTGATTACCAATAACGAGGCGTTTTACCAAAATGCAGATCATTACAGTGACCATGGTCATGACCATGTTGGCAACGATAGAGGCGCTGAAACGCATCCGTTTTTAGGCTATAATTTTAGAATTTCAGAATTGAATGCGGCAGTTGGTTTAGCGCAAGTTAGACGCTTACCCGAATTTATTGCGATTCAGAAGAAGAACTATACCATACTTCGTGAAGCTATTGCCAGAATCCCAGGGGTAACCTTCAGAAGAGTTCCTAAAGGTGGAGAAGAGAGTTATGCGTTTTTGAATTTCTTTTTACCCGATTTGGAAGTAGCTAGATCGGTCTCCGAAGCTTTTAAAACAAATGGTGTCGATACCTGTTTTCACTACTATGATAATAACTGGCATTATATTAGAAAATGGGATCATCTTAAAGAGCAAAAATCTTTATATCCCTTATCTAAAGCCATTAAAACTGCTCTGACAGAGTTGCAAAACAAACGATTTCCTCAATCTGATCACTTTATTGGACGTAACATTTCTTGCTTGGTGAAATTGTCTTGGACAGAAGCTGAGGTTAGAGAAAGGGCATTTAAGATGGCTTCCCTTATTAAAGCGGCAATCTAGTAACTAGCGTAATCTACGATCTCTAAGCCGTAACCAATCATACCAACGCGTTTGGTTTGTTGGCTGTTAGAGATGAGTTTTAGTTTATGAATGTTTAAATCATGAAGAATTTGAGCACCTATTCCAAAATCTTTAGAATCCATCCCGATACTCGGAGCTTTAGTGATTTCGCCTTCAACTTGAGTGTCTTTTAAAATACTTAGACGATTCAATAAATTCATAGATTGCGCCTGTTGATTGATAAAAACAATAGCACCTTTACCTTCGGTATTGATAACTTTGAACATGTCATCTAACTTCTCGTCTGCGTTATTAGTCAATGTTCCCAAGATATCATTATTTACTAAGGTTGCATTTACTCTAGTTAATACATGCTCATTTTTAGACCAGGTCCCTTTCGTTAATGCAATATGAATTTGGTTGTTCGTCGTTTGTTGATAGGCACGCAATCTAAATTTGCCAAAGCGCGTTTCAATATCAAAGTCTTCCTTCTTCTCAATTAAAGAATCATGTTCCATTCTATAAGCCACTAAGTCTTCAATAGAAACAATTTTCAAATCGAACTTTTTAGCAACTTCCATAAGTTGAGGAAGCCTCGCCATAGTGCCATCTGCATTCATGATTTCAACAATAACTCCGGCAGGTTCTAAACCAGCAAGTTTTGCAAAATCAATAGCCGCTTCAGTATGACCTGTTCGTCGTAACACACCGCCTTCTTTTGCGACAAGTGGAAAAATATGTCCAGGGCGTGCTAATTCAAAGGGTTTAGTATTTGGATCAATAAGTGCTTGTACCGTTTTGGCTCTATCACTTGCAGATATTCCTGTAGTTACACCATTGCCTCTTAAATCAACAGATACAGTAAACGCAGTTTCCAATGGATCTGTATTATTGTTAACCATCATATTAAGCTCAAGTTCCTTACACCTCTTTTCCGTTAATGGCGCACAGATAAGTCCGCGACCATGAGTCGCCATAAAATTTATAGTTTCAGGGGTAATCTTACTAGAAGCTGCTAGAAAATCACCTTCATTTTCTCTGTTTTCATCATCAACTACAATAATCACCTTTCCTTGTTTGATATCGGCAATAGCCTCTTCAATAGTATTTAATTGGGTGTTGGTTGCCTGTTGTACGGTATTACTGGTCATGGTGTTGTGTTTAGAA is part of the Formosa sp. Hel1_31_208 genome and harbors:
- a CDS encoding DegT/DnrJ/EryC1/StrS aminotransferase family protein, which encodes MPGFELFGDLERKEVNDVLDNGVLMRYGFDGMRKGHWKAKELEAELSDTFNTNHVQLVSSGTAAVSVALASAGVGAGDEVIMPTFTFVASFEAILMLGAIPVLVDIDDTLTLDPEAVEAAITVKTKAVMIVQMCGSMGDLNALQAICSKHNLLFVEDACQAIGGTYEGKPLGSIGDLGCFSFDFVKTITCGEGGAVITNNEAFYQNADHYSDHGHDHVGNDRGAETHPFLGYNFRISELNAAVGLAQVRRLPEFIAIQKKNYTILREAIARIPGVTFRRVPKGGEESYAFLNFFLPDLEVARSVSEAFKTNGVDTCFHYYDNNWHYIRKWDHLKEQKSLYPLSKAIKTALTELQNKRFPQSDHFIGRNISCLVKLSWTEAEVRERAFKMASLIKAAI
- the ribB gene encoding 3,4-dihydroxy-2-butanone-4-phosphate synthase; the protein is MTSNTVQQATNTQLNTIEEAIADIKQGKVIIVVDDENRENEGDFLAASSKITPETINFMATHGRGLICAPLTEKRCKELELNMMVNNNTDPLETAFTVSVDLRGNGVTTGISASDRAKTVQALIDPNTKPFELARPGHIFPLVAKEGGVLRRTGHTEAAIDFAKLAGLEPAGVIVEIMNADGTMARLPQLMEVAKKFDLKIVSIEDLVAYRMEHDSLIEKKEDFDIETRFGKFRLRAYQQTTNNQIHIALTKGTWSKNEHVLTRVNATLVNNDILGTLTNNADEKLDDMFKVINTEGKGAIVFINQQAQSMNLLNRLSILKDTQVEGEITKAPSIGMDSKDFGIGAQILHDLNIHKLKLISNSQQTKRVGMIGYGLEIVDYASY